The sequence below is a genomic window from Desulfobulbus oligotrophicus.
AATCCCCAAATCAGAATTTGCCAACTCCTTTGATATGGAAGGCATGTACAGTCATATCAAGGAAGCCCTGAACGAAATCACCTTCCTCCAGGATACCAACCGGGCCTACTGGATGCGCAACATCCGGCAACTTCTTGGCCGCATACATCTTAAGAAGAAGGAGGCCAGTATGATCCGCGGCATCTGTCGCAAACTGCTCTGGCACAGTCGACAACAGATGCCGGTAATGCCGGAATCACCGTCTCACGAAAAAAGACCGCAATAACATACCAGTCAGACCCCTTCCAGGGGACAGGCGCTGCAATCGGGTTTACTTTTTTTGCAGTACTTCTTCCCTGCACACACCAACAGGGCATGGTATTCATTAAACAGGGCAGGATCATTGGGCAGATGATCCATGAACAACTCCTGTATACTTTCGTAATCATACTCAGGATCAACGACTTCATGACGCACCAGAATACGGTGAGTATAGGCGTCAACCACAAAGATGGGAAGATGTGCGGCATACAGCAGTATGGTATCAGCGGTCTCCCTGCCGATACCTTTGACCGAGAGAAGTTCTGTGCGAAGCAGAGGCAGCGGCTGATCAAGAAAGTCGTCAAGACTGCCGTTATGGTGCTCATTGATCAAGGCCAGCAGATTATGCAGCCGACCGGCTTTAACGTTATAGTAGCCGCTGGGACGGATATACTCGGCCAACAACCCGGTGGGCAGTGACGATAAAGCCTCCAGGGACATCAGACCGGCAGTTTTCAGATTGGCAATCGCTCGTTCAACATTGCTCCAACTGGTATTTTGCGTGAGGATAGCGCCGACCGCCACCTCCAATGCCGAGTCAGCAGGCCACCAGTGCTGTGGCCCGAACTCCGATAACAGACGATCGTACATGATTGACAGCCGTTCGGCAGTACGCATGGCAAACACTCTGAAAAAGGTTAATCGCCCAGACAGATACCGATATCGCGAGCTGTGCGTACCTTATCGCTTTCCAGATCCACTTTCTTCCGATGTCGAATAGCTTCAGCAATAGGCACTGCGGTCATGGTGGACGAGGCCAAGGCCACCATGTGATCAAAGACACCCTGCTCAGCCAAACGCACTGCTGCTGTGCCGAAACGAAGGGCCAGCAACCGGTCAAATGTTGTGGGTGAGCCACCGCGTTGCAAATGTCCCAGCACAAGGGAACGGGTATCCTTCTTCAGCCGCTGACGAATCTGGTCGGCAACCCACTCACCCACACCACCGAGAATCACCTCCGAACGCCCCATTTCCCCCTGCCCTTTGCTGATAACCTCCCCATCCTCAGCGCGGGCTCCTTCCGCCACGACGACAATCGAGTAATGCTTGTTATGGAGCTCATTATCACTGATTTTGGCATAGATAGATTCAATCTTGAAAGGTATTTCCGGAATGAGAATTATATCAGCTCCACCGGAAATACCCGAGTACAGTGCAATCCAGCCGGAGTCCCGTCCCATAACCTCAACCACCATGACCCGATCATGCGACTTGGCCGTTGAATGCAGTTTATCGAGGGCATCAGTGGCAGTGGACACAGCAGTATCAAAACCAAAGGTTCGATCCGTTGCCTCCAGATCATTATCAATCGTCTTGGGTACACCGATGACCGGCATGCCTTTTTGAGCAAAGCGGTGGGCAATATCCAAACTGCCGTCACCTCCAACGGCAATATGGCAAAAAAAGCCCATCCGGTTGAAATTATCTAAAATCTTATCTGAGATATCAACAATTTGAATCTCACCGGCCAGATTTTCCACTGGCTTACAAAAGGGATTCCCCTTATTCGTGGAACCAAGAATGGTCCCCCCCTGTGAAAGAATACCTTCCACGTCTTCGGGGATGAGTCGAACAAGATCATCCCGGTCGAGAAGTCCGCCGTATCCTGCCCGGCTGCCGTACACTTCCCATCCCTTCCTCGTTGCTGAAGTAACCACGGCAAAGATAACGGCATTCAACCCTGGTGCATCGCCGCCGCCGGTGGAAATAAGCAATTTTTTTCGCATAATGTCCCCATGTATAAAAAAATATCTCTATTCTTCAATCCAAATGACAAAGAACTGTAAAAAATATCTATTCCCTTGACAGTCATTGCATTAAAAATGTTGTATTTTACTCCACTTTTCAAACCGTATCAACTGTTGGCACTGCTCTTTACCTGCGTTATTATTGCGCTTGTCAGACAACTTTATATCAGTACTTCCACAGCGTGCCGGTTATTTTTCAGTCAGACATCATTTTCCCTCTGGTTCAATGGTTGACGTAATCCTGAATGGGCCTTATTTTGCCAGGAATCACAGCACCTCTCCTTTTGGTCGACAAAAGGAGCTTTTTACTTTTAAGGAGGCGGAATGTTTGAAGTAACAGCCCTTGCTGTCAACAATCTGAAAGCTTATCTGGAGCAGAACAACATCAGTTCTGCAATTCGCATCGCACTGATGCAGGGCGGCTGCAGTGGCCCATCTCTTGGGCTGGCTCTGGATGAACCAAAGGATAGCGACAAAGTGTACGAGGATGACGGCTTGAAGTTTCTGGTTGACAATGATCTGCAGGAACAGTGCGGAGCCGTCAAGGTTGATTTCATTGAAGCCGGATACCGGTCCGGATTCTCCATCACCTCCGCCAACTCACTGGGTGGAGGCGGCTGTAATACTGGATCCTGTGGATGTTCTTGCGGTTGATTGTTCAGCATACAGTGGTTGACGTAACCCTGAATGCGCCTTATTTTGCAGACATCATAACATCTCTCCTTTTGACCGACAAAAGGAGCTTTTCACTTTTAAGGAGGCGGAATGTTTGAAGTAACAGCCCTTGCTGTCAACAATCTGAAAGCTTATCTGGAGCAGAACAACATCAGTTCTGCAATTCGCATCGCACTGATGCAGGG
It includes:
- a CDS encoding 6-phosphofructokinase, whose translation is MRKKLLISTGGGDAPGLNAVIFAVVTSATRKGWEVYGSRAGYGGLLDRDDLVRLIPEDVEGILSQGGTILGSTNKGNPFCKPVENLAGEIQIVDISDKILDNFNRMGFFCHIAVGGDGSLDIAHRFAQKGMPVIGVPKTIDNDLEATDRTFGFDTAVSTATDALDKLHSTAKSHDRVMVVEVMGRDSGWIALYSGISGGADIILIPEIPFKIESIYAKISDNELHNKHYSIVVVAEGARAEDGEVISKGQGEMGRSEVILGGVGEWVADQIRQRLKKDTRSLVLGHLQRGGSPTTFDRLLALRFGTAAVRLAEQGVFDHMVALASSTMTAVPIAEAIRHRKKVDLESDKVRTARDIGICLGD
- a CDS encoding endonuclease III domain-containing protein — protein: MRTAERLSIMYDRLLSEFGPQHWWPADSALEVAVGAILTQNTSWSNVERAIANLKTAGLMSLEALSSLPTGLLAEYIRPSGYYNVKAGRLHNLLALINEHHNGSLDDFLDQPLPLLRTELLSVKGIGRETADTILLYAAHLPIFVVDAYTHRILVRHEVVDPEYDYESIQELFMDHLPNDPALFNEYHALLVCAGKKYCKKSKPDCSACPLEGV
- a CDS encoding IscA/HesB family protein, which translates into the protein MFEVTALAVNNLKAYLEQNNISSAIRIALMQGGCSGPSLGLALDEPKDSDKVYEDDGLKFLVDNDLQEQCGAVKVDFIEAGYRSGFSITSANSLGGGGCNTGSCGCSCG